One genomic window of Salvia miltiorrhiza cultivar Shanhuang (shh) chromosome 4, IMPLAD_Smil_shh, whole genome shotgun sequence includes the following:
- the LOC131021072 gene encoding formin-like protein 7 isoform X1, with protein MGKADNHQLPVVQQPRGSSRTFLCQRCAVGASRLFSFKCAVVLMLSVAAFFSAFFWLLPLRYKQPGFDAKSSIKLSATVQSYFQLQKPISELIPYISRLEYDVNEEIGVPSLKVAVLSMHQADLSNWNSLSNWTDVLLGFLPDPINSAPNPVALSLLKSSLIDLFLQQYNLTLTSTIFGEPSSFEILKVPGGITIIPERTPLLSLPLVNFTLNSSIYDIKENLPELKEQLKLGLHLMPNEMVYIQVTNKHGSTKDPPVMVEALVASEIPIQPERLKQLAQIITGSPPVENLGLDHSVFGKVKEISLSSFLNHSLYAPAPTPTPTPTPSPSPSPERAYHTGPSMVPSYSPGLSPNSRHALPPCPTCYAYEPSPSPHNAPQHSLSPNSGSPTPLGAQGCHHCSSDDSPSPSPTSHPDQLSPNLSPRSTRKSPVAVSSPQTSPASPPDNRSGKDLGSPLHVSSSYTYSCKYQNNNTYYSLQPQSFRFDIDDFLGNSLSCCLII; from the exons ATGGGGAAGGCCGATAATCATCAACTGCCAGTTGTGCAGCAGCCCCGTGGCAGTTCTAGAACCTTCCTCTGCCAGAGATGTGCGGTGGGAGCTTCCAGACTCTTCAGCTTCAAATGCGCCGTAGTTTTGATGCTCAGTGTCGCCGCTTTCTTCTCTGCATTTTTCTGGCTTCTTCCTCTTCGATACAAGCAGCCTGGGTTTGATGCTAAAAGCTCCATCAAGCTCAGTG CAACTGTTCAATCATATTTCCAGCTTCAAAAGCCGATTTCTGAACTTATACCATACATTTCAAGACTAGAATATGATGTTAACGAGGAGATAGGTGTCCCTTCCTTAAAG GTTGCTGTTCTGTCCATGCACCAGGCAGACTTATCTAACTGGAATAGCTTATCTAACTGGACTGATGTGTTGTTAGGCTTCCTCCCTGATCCAATTAATAGTGCACCAAATCCTGTGGCCTTGAGTTTGTTGAAATCATCCTTGATTGATCTGTTTCTTCAACAATACAATTTGACGTTAACCTCCACAATTTTTGGAGAGCCTTCTTCATTTGAGATTTTAAAAGTTCCTGGTGGAATTACTATAATCCCAGAGAGGACTCCATTGCTGTCTTTGCCTCTAGTCAATTTCACTCTCAATAGCTCAATTTATGATATAAAAGAAAATCTTCCGGAGTTGAAAGAACAACTAAAATTGGGATTGCACCTGATGCCAAATGAg ATGGTGTACATACAAGTAACAAACAAACATGGCTCAACAAAAGATCCACCGGTGATGGTTGAAGCTTTAGTTGCATCTGAAATTCCTATACAGCCAGAAAGATTAAAACAGCTAGCTCAAATAATTACTGGGTCACCTCCTGTGGAAAACCTTGGGCTTGATCATTCTGTTTTTGGCAAAGTTAAGGAAATAAGCTTGTCATCATTTCTAAACCATTCTCTTTATGCACCAGCGCCTACACCTACACCTACACCTACACCTTCTCCATCTCCATCACCAGAAAGGGCTTATCACACTGGACCATCTATGGTGCCATCTTATTCTCCCGGCCTTTCACCCAACTCACGTCATGCTCTACCACCTTGTCCTACATGTTATGCTTATGAACCTTCACCCAGTCCACATAATGCTCCTCAGCACTCTTTATCTCCAAATTCTGGTTCTCCCACACCCTTAGGAGCTCAAGGCTGTCACCATTGTAGTTCTGATGATTCGCCAAGTCCTTCTCCAACTTCTCATCCTGACCAACTTTCTCCAAACTTGTCTCCTCGTTCTACCAGAAAATCACCTGTAGCAGTATCATCGCCCCAGACTTCACCAGCCAGTCCTCCAGACAATAGGAGTGGGAAAGATTTGGGGTCACCACTGCATGTTTCGTCATCTTATACTTATTCATGTAAGTACCAAAACAACAATACATATTATTCCCTTCAGCCTCAAAGTTTCAGATTTGATATTGATGATTTTCTTGGTAATTCTCTGTCTTGTTGCCTAATTATATAA
- the LOC131021072 gene encoding formin-like protein 7 isoform X2: MGKADNHQLPVVQQPRGSSRTFLCQRCAVGASRLFSFKCAVVLMLSVAAFFSAFFWLLPLRYKQPGFDAKSSIKLSATVQSYFQLQKPISELIPYISRLEYDVNEEIGVPSLKVAVLSMHQADLSNWNSLSNWTDVLLGFLPDPINSAPNPVALSLLKSSLIDLFLQQYNLTLTSTIFGEPSSFEILKVPGGITIIPERTPLLSLPLVNFTLNSSIYDIKENLPELKEQLKLGLHLMPNEMVYIQVTNKHGSTKDPPVMVEALVASEIPIQPERLKQLAQIITGSPPVENLGLDHSVFGKVKEISLSSFLNHSLYAPAPTPTPTPTPSPSPSPERAYHTGPSMVPSYSPGLSPNSRHALPPCPTCYAYEPSPSPHNAPQHSLSPNSGSPTPLGAQGCHHCSSDDSPSPSPTSHPDQLSPNLSPRSTRKSPVAVSSPQTSPASPPDNRSGKDLGSPLHVSSSYTYSSYSRSIRCLNGLLTFLLLLWMS; this comes from the exons ATGGGGAAGGCCGATAATCATCAACTGCCAGTTGTGCAGCAGCCCCGTGGCAGTTCTAGAACCTTCCTCTGCCAGAGATGTGCGGTGGGAGCTTCCAGACTCTTCAGCTTCAAATGCGCCGTAGTTTTGATGCTCAGTGTCGCCGCTTTCTTCTCTGCATTTTTCTGGCTTCTTCCTCTTCGATACAAGCAGCCTGGGTTTGATGCTAAAAGCTCCATCAAGCTCAGTG CAACTGTTCAATCATATTTCCAGCTTCAAAAGCCGATTTCTGAACTTATACCATACATTTCAAGACTAGAATATGATGTTAACGAGGAGATAGGTGTCCCTTCCTTAAAG GTTGCTGTTCTGTCCATGCACCAGGCAGACTTATCTAACTGGAATAGCTTATCTAACTGGACTGATGTGTTGTTAGGCTTCCTCCCTGATCCAATTAATAGTGCACCAAATCCTGTGGCCTTGAGTTTGTTGAAATCATCCTTGATTGATCTGTTTCTTCAACAATACAATTTGACGTTAACCTCCACAATTTTTGGAGAGCCTTCTTCATTTGAGATTTTAAAAGTTCCTGGTGGAATTACTATAATCCCAGAGAGGACTCCATTGCTGTCTTTGCCTCTAGTCAATTTCACTCTCAATAGCTCAATTTATGATATAAAAGAAAATCTTCCGGAGTTGAAAGAACAACTAAAATTGGGATTGCACCTGATGCCAAATGAg ATGGTGTACATACAAGTAACAAACAAACATGGCTCAACAAAAGATCCACCGGTGATGGTTGAAGCTTTAGTTGCATCTGAAATTCCTATACAGCCAGAAAGATTAAAACAGCTAGCTCAAATAATTACTGGGTCACCTCCTGTGGAAAACCTTGGGCTTGATCATTCTGTTTTTGGCAAAGTTAAGGAAATAAGCTTGTCATCATTTCTAAACCATTCTCTTTATGCACCAGCGCCTACACCTACACCTACACCTACACCTTCTCCATCTCCATCACCAGAAAGGGCTTATCACACTGGACCATCTATGGTGCCATCTTATTCTCCCGGCCTTTCACCCAACTCACGTCATGCTCTACCACCTTGTCCTACATGTTATGCTTATGAACCTTCACCCAGTCCACATAATGCTCCTCAGCACTCTTTATCTCCAAATTCTGGTTCTCCCACACCCTTAGGAGCTCAAGGCTGTCACCATTGTAGTTCTGATGATTCGCCAAGTCCTTCTCCAACTTCTCATCCTGACCAACTTTCTCCAAACTTGTCTCCTCGTTCTACCAGAAAATCACCTGTAGCAGTATCATCGCCCCAGACTTCACCAGCCAGTCCTCCAGACAATAGGAGTGGGAAAGATTTGGGGTCACCACTGCATGTTTCGTCATCTTATACTTATTCAT CTTACAGTCGAAGTATCCGATGCTTGAATGGACTGCTGACATTCCTGCTCTTACTCTGGATGTCCTAG
- the LOC131021073 gene encoding RHOMBOID-like protein 10, chloroplastic has product MSSNPKYSIHMFRALPATTNHLATTAGVILRLGDALRRRLLLRSSLKGISLGGVPHLKDVCHERALQLTGFNCLQWSFNALSATLSSLSFFNGDKSVSNSKNLGKPQSRTPRGDFFDGRQWTNILLAANVLVYIAQSVSDGNLMFLGAKINSLISKGQLWRLVTSSFLHANIGHLLVNCYSLNSIGPSVENICGPKRYLTIYISSAIASASMSYWFCKAPAVGASGAIFGLVGSFAMFVLRHRGMVKGTDNDLKHIAQVIVLNMTIGLLSQGIDNWGHAGGLLGGAAVSWLLGPAWELQSVARDGRRNFEDRAPIFYLTRRHPK; this is encoded by the exons ATGTCATCCAATCCCAAGTATTCCATCCACATGTTTAGGGCGCTGCCCGCAACCACCAACCACCTCGCGACCACCGCCGGTGTCATTCTCCGCCTCGGAGACGCCCtacgccgccgcctgctcctcCGCTCCTCCCTTAAG GGTATTTCTCTTGGTGGTGTGCCTCATTTGAAGGATGTCTGTCACGAAAGGGCCCTTCAGCTTACAGGTTTTAATTGCCTCCAATGGTCATTCAATGCCTTATCTGCTACACTCTCGAGCTTAAGTTTCTTCAATGGAGATAAAAGTGTAAGTAATTCTAAAAACTTGGGGAAGCCACAATCCAGGACACCTAGAGGAGACTTCTTTGATGGAAGGCAATGGACTAATATCCTTCTTGCTGCTAATGTCTT AGTTTATATTGCACAATCTGTCTCAGATGGCAACCTCATGTTTCTGGGTGCCAAG ATTAACAGTCTCATTAGTAAAGGGCAGTTATGGAGGCTAGTCACATCTTCCTTTCTCCATGCAAATATTGGGCATCTGCTG GTCAATTGCTATTCTTTGAACTCAATTGGTCCGAGTGTTGAGAATATATGTGGTCCTAAGAGATACCTAACAATATACATCAGCTCAGCAATCGCAA GTGCATCCATGAGCTATTGGTTCTGTAAAGCACCAGCAGTGGGTGCTTCAGGAGCTATTTTTGGATTG GTTGGATCATTTGCTATGTTTGTCCTGAGGCACAGGGGCATGGTCAAAGGCACTGACAATGATCTGAAACATATTGCACAAGTGATTGTTCTAAACATG ACAATTGGGTTGCTTTCTCAAGGCATTGATAACTGGGGACAT GCTGGAGGGCTGCTAGGCGGGGCTGCAGTGTCTTGGCTTCTTGGTCCTGCATGGGAGCTTCAGTCCGTTGCCCGTGATGGCCGAAGAAATTTCGAGGATAGAGCGCCGATTTTTTATCTCACGAGGAGGCATCCTAAGTAA